The Humulus lupulus chromosome 7, drHumLupu1.1, whole genome shotgun sequence region GATTTACCTAGGCTCAAAGGTAAGTTTTAATAAATTTCTTGATTGAATTCTGCTGAGAAATGTTAAGGATGGGAGCTGATATGTGTTTTGCTTGGTGGATTCTTGGGATGAAGTTTGGCTAGATTCAGCTTGGGAACCAAAGGGGATTAGCTGGAGTGGATTTGGAGGAAGctcagtgtaacgacccaaattcactaattgggcttaagggccttgattagtgtgcctgtagggcataatgggaattatgtgtgattttaatgattaagatgcatgattatgatttaaagcatgttatatgactatgtgtattatgttatgtgataattatgctatgtgatttgtaccacgtgggtgtggtgatatcaatgtggtgcacgtgccgagacggtcctaggaagctagataatggtaactagtgatttggtaacttgtgtaactgttagtaaccatagtgagtaacaggttttgttggaaaagtggtagaactgtaaagtaagtaaaagacaagtgtgcccttgaggtttagttagaaaggagTATTTATGGAGGGATagagtggtcttttggcagtgaataggtgaatttcagctgaaggaaaatacaatacgtataacactttgggaaattggtttatgctgaattttggagacctagaaataaagcaaaagaaagatagaagAGGGATGCTGATtttggctcttggaaggagaatcaagggggtttgaagttatcaatcaagcctaggccaagaatactcagaggtaaggacttatctatgatttgtttaagtttcaagtctggtttttagaggataagcatgaattgaaacaagttggtggctggttttgcataaattcagagttggaataatcaaaagagaaggtggtttgaagctagaggttggactctccattcaagataaggattctatgtaattgtaaagcttatttctgttatgaattagggaatttgaagtgtggtttgggtttaggtttaagctttcaactttctggtttgagttactaaggcatggaactcaagagtgaattttgggaatgattgtgtaattgagctaggggATGACGTTTCTAGGTTGCTGTGTGGTCTagttggggttttgagttggttttggggcttaggtatgaatttgggatggtttggaatgatttgggttcgggaaaaacgtaaggaaaaacccagaaacctGGGTTcgtgaaggagcgccgcggccctgttcttgggcgccgcggcgcgaggctgtttctgggcagagcaagctctctgacttgctgggcgccgcggccctatagggcagcgccgcggcgctaggccaatttcaggacatgggaatttgcaattttgagcctttgctccgggggttcgggggatgccttcggtgcattgttttagggatttgggggttccgagagtgtgggattggttccgggaaatagttttggattgattagtgacaaaggaagtgtcatttgtgttgtgattaggtctttggagaggctcggggtagaggaccgtgctcgcggcttcgaggCATCgggaactagtgaattgaaaggtaagaaaactgcacccggttgtatgattgtgatgggactaagtgctcccgaaagatatatcgtgtcaacgttggtattacgccatgggacatgtaaaagcggtctaagagtgccgtacatgattttagcgcacagggcgcgaattAGCCACTGGAAGCCAAGAACAACgagataacggagggagcggcctgagggcgctagccctggttatcgtttgtgaattgtgaatattatgaactgaaatgcttagtatgtggaatacttgattatactgacttATGATATATCTGAgtatatgtgatgcaatgtgagatgttgacttgtctgttaattgttcatgctctgttgttattgtgttttcttgctgggccttggctcacgggtgctacgtggtgcaggtaaaggcaagggcaagctggaccaagcctgaggtggagagctccgaggtgaaatgtacatagccagctgttcgatcaccatggtcgaggagtgagtcaggacaaggatctacctaactgctcattttgccttagtatggctggttaatgtatttgaaccttgtaacttttgtaaacggcctttaaactgatatttttgggatcccgtgtaaatgaacaatgtttttttttatgaaaatgtggcttttgagaccaaaacgcttttaaccctagttccttaatagcttcaataacacgattttatttaaatgacttggttaacaagtctggcactttataaacacacagtgtaacagtcttggctatccagggcgttacactcagggacgaatttctacttgaggtaagggtttcgtGCATCTCTGGTGTGTATGTGCTgctgtggtttaagtttctggtttatggtttaagttttataaagttttaaaccacgAGTTGATTTATGGGTTTGATAGGGAATTTGAGCTTCTTGTTGTTGTTTCTGAGTTGTCATAGTGTttattgttaggaaaaatatattgcctcaatggaaaaggtaagataatacaacaatgtgcaatatattacaaataaataatgattgattaaaaagagtgttacaactctatgcaatatattacaaataaataatgattgattaaaatgagtgttacaactctaaaactgaaaatacaaacaaacaaagaaaggaagaggaagaaagagaataagagaatggtgaaagatacaactctaaacaaaagattacaagtaaaggaaatgtgtttgaaacaaaagaaaagaagattacaactctaaacaaaagttacaagtaaatagaaaaatgaaaataagaagaaaagcaaatagagaaaaaaatacaagaacaaaacaatagtaaactctcacttacacaacctaagtgaatagggttggggatcaccaacttgaacaaggtttaaaagctttgtccaaaagcttatttccccctaactcaagcactaagggatctctcacagattttggaaatgttttctggaataatcaagcctcaaggtatattttccagccaagtgctttgtggatggaaaaatggtgtgtcatacaagtgagcattaggctcctatttatagagtttgagatacccatttgaatttcaaattccaccaacccccatggctgttaccaatgtttaattggatggttatggaattaaaatggagatttgagagttatttgagatgtgtagaaccgttcaatttggaaaaaactgaaaattcacataggctgttagcctcactggccgcggccactggcctctgtcccccaggccgcggccagggaaagatagtggccgcggccacaacattttttcagccaaaaatgtgatttttccaaaacgtcccaaatcatttcccacatgattttgtaacctccaaacacctattgggagttaaaaacatgtctccaacagtcatatatcatcataactttgtgaaatccaatcttaaatgtgtaacatataatatacacattattgggtaatatttgggagttacaaatttgtaactgattttgtaactccaaaatatgtcacatttgggcacacacatgtgtccaattttgtgactctcaataatatgttacaaggtgtgacaaatcacattttgtcacattatttaatctaatattatattatatgaaataatataacattcccccactagatcaaataatcactttttgtaacacttatttaatcaatcaaacattatattaaaatataatattcccccacttgattaaataatcactctctatagaaacatttgcattggtgcataaagtaaaatgtctttcgactttaATTTTACCTTagtataattatcacaaagtttgttgaaattttggttgccgaagcattgaaccactatcccttgataacaaactggtgataacacacacacatttgctgtgttcacttgagacctcaatgtctcgcttttgcaccgttaatgtccatgtgcacattccattcatagacttttcttgagaatgactcccaattctcatgaggggcggcaccacccctgagtgattgatatgcatatgttatctatttgtgtggagttttcttgctgggcttcggcccacgggtgctctgtggtgcaagtaaaggcaaggggaagatcggccaaccatgagtacggagagcatgaggcgacgcgtacatgtctggtctacctggctgccacgaccaggggtatttttgggagaagcTTTGTCatgaaccctattttgtcgtttagtcgacctaaaacatattttgagttgtaaatatttataaatggtatttttgggatccctaatgtaaaacacttataatttCCAATGAATGTTTATATtttcaattatgtgattttaatacagtttagttacacttttaagCTAAATTCTtggttagcaagttaaatgcacattttaaactcacttagtaatggctctaaggtagtagggcgttacagtaattgCTACATTGTCGCTGACTTCTCCTTTAGTGTGTTCTGGTAACAGTCTCTTGCGATCTTTTGAGCTCCCCAAATCTCTTTGACACCCCATTTTGTCGAGAACCTGATGACTTGATGAAATGTGGATGGAACGGCATGCATGGCGTGGATCCACGAACGACCAAGGATGACATTGTAAGCCAAGGGGCTGTCGACCACTAAGAATTTGGTTTGTTCGTTCATGCCTTCTGCATACACGGGTAGCACGATTTCTCCAACTGTATATTTATGCTCCCCACTGAAGCCGATGAGAACTGTAGGCTTCCTCATTATTGTATTTTCGTCCAGTTCCATTTCCCTAAGGGCATCAAGAAACAATACGTTagccgagctcccattgtcaatgAGAACTCTTTTTGTCATCCAATTTGCAATATATAATGAAATAACAAGTGCATCATGGTGAGTGTAATGCCCGAATTCtccaatgtggtttaatggcgggattagtaggccgagagggccatacttgcttaattatgtcattaattgATAATATACATGtatgtgtgaattatattataatatgatattatatgcatccatgtgggtccacatttgaatattatggtgttttgataatttggcccgttaagggtatatttgtgtatttgggtgcatattgtgatttgtgaatgagatcacattattatggatatatattcgagctattcgacatgagacggtcttatattatggattagcggttttttcataacgaaggtcttttattgggatattgagtaatgagaatgttatttgatgataaattgggagttattgagatcaagatggaattctagaagttttgactataatgtcctcgggggtgttttcgggaccccgagcactaggttttatttgagattacttaagcttgaagtagcttgtgagatagaacgtacgttagaaaacctctcgttctcttcccgtagttcatttttaccgtccgaagcattttcaaggaaatctcgagttctaggagtcagaatcaagcgaggatcgaggcataacgatcctaggaaagattagaagcttcttgaccgaaagatttgacgagaaacaacccaatcgaaggtaatctaagtttaagttttgagcttttagagtttctaagctttgaattggattttgtgaatcgttgagttttttgttcgtttgagccttgggatttgatggttttggaccattgggaagcttgggaactttgatttgatgatttggaagtgtttaggcatgattttggaggctttgggatgttggaaatcgtgtttgggaatggctttgggttgggggccgcgaccctagcgCGATGAAGCAGGTGGGAGGATTTTGCCTTTGcttggcgccgcggcccttgctcctggagtgactgggggccgcggcccaaggtgtcagggccgcggctcttgggcagttttgagcccgtttgtgtgttttgaccccgggaacatggttttaggccttgggatcgttcctactactcggattagtttagattgatgtcccggaggctagatattggtttggaagcctatgttgatcatttttattgatgctgTCCCGTATTTGGtaatgactaggtgaccgctaaaggactaaaggttgatcgttctcaagggtcgttcttttaatcattctagctcgaatctgaggtaagaaaactgcaccctgtgtatgtgacatgcatgattgttgttgaggcatgttggttgataaatgtggacattgattgcatattgaatgctagcaaatattgtttacttgtatatggtactgactagtcagggatactaaccgaagagtcagaaacgacataagtgtcctaaacgcagggccgaatgaagattagatctaatcgatatcagcattgaatggctctaaggcattaatattggaccgaccctaaggtcaatgaacttataagcgcttggctagtctaagactagttactcagagccagggccaaaggcctaggtgactgcttgtcacatggctagggaacggagttccatagttatgactctagagtcatgaggaaggttttgttggtgactaatcatcatgcacctatcctgtttaagttagtgaaaggttcacttatctgttaagccctggtgaccctatcgtcacatggctaaagggagctgtacccactttagtgacttttgcgactgtcacctatctgttttggactgaaagtcctgaatgattattatgatcattatagatattatatcatgctatattgtgttttcttgttgggtcttggctcatgggtgctatgtggtgcaggtaaagggaaagaaaagctcacccagccttgagtgaagagcttaggttgtgatgtgtacatatgcggccgcttgaccaccacggccaaggtgttctcaaaggaactagggggtttaccctatttttgccacttaggtcggtggggttgtaaatttgaaatagtaatgaccattttgtactataaacaacttgtaaatgttttgattagctcatgagcagtttatatacttaatgaaatatatcatttccttttgattggttttccaccttagcccgttaatcacacttagaacatgtttttaaccaaatgactcaggtagcgggtcaaatttctggttcaccgtaactgttctggggtaaccagggcgttacagtgaggGTTGATCAAATCTGAGGCTTCATTGTCAACGAAGCTAACGGTCTGCCTCGTCAAGTGACTGGCTGGTTTAGTTAATTGTGGATTGACTGCCTCACGGGTGGGCCTTTTGGCTGCTGAATATGTGACTCCACTTATTTTTGATCCTCCTGAGATCACGTTGATAGTATTTTTGTGAACAGGTGGTTCTAGTGGTGTGAGAGGCCTGCTCTCAATTTCTCTTTCGTTTCCAGATGCTATGGTTGCTTTTTCCTTTATCTGTCAAGAATTATTTCAAATGGCCTCTTTTGAGCAAGCCTTGTACTTCAAACTTTAGGGCAATGCATTCTGTTGTTGTGTGACCGTAGTCTCAATGGAATTCACACCACTTTGTTGTGTCACGCTTGCCCAGTGGGACTTTGATATTTTCTAGCCATCGTACGGTGTTCCCCATGTTTTTCATTATGGATACAACCTCAACAAGTTCAATGTTAAGGTTGTAGTCTGGAATGGCTTGCCTATTTGTATGCTCATGAGAACTGAAATATTTCCATCTATTAGGTCATCTCCGCCCTACGGGGTATGGCTCTGGCTTATAATCATAGTGTCTCCTTTCAACTCTCTTACTTCTTGGGTCTCGGCGGTCAGACGTGAATACTTGGGCAGGTTGATTAGCCTCATCCTCCTCCCATTTGATTTGTGCCCACGCTTTGGCTAAGACATCCTCCATAGTTCGACACGGGTATTTTGTGAGTTCTTTATAAAGGTCTGACTTTATCTGAAGTCCTTTGCGGAAGGCTGTAATAGCAGTGTCTACGTTGCAATAAGGAATGAACACATTTTCTCTATTGAACCTTCCCACGTAGTCTCGAAGCAATTCGTCCCGTTTTTGTTTGATACAGTAGAGGTCGTATGAAAGCTTTTCAAGTTTCCTAATGCTGGAAAATTGTTCAACAAACACATCGGTTAGTTGCACAAATGATGAAATAGAATTGTTACGTAAATTAATATACCACTGTAGGGCTGGGCCAACTAGGCTAGACCCAAACCCTTTACACATGCAAGTCTCGCGTAAATCACGA contains the following coding sequences:
- the LOC133789718 gene encoding uncharacterized protein LOC133789718, with protein sequence MAEMEALIHRIPGVPAPIKKSFPNNFSDSPFVDVIALVEMPRKFNFPTMKQYDGTTDPDDHTAQYKQRMFTTAIPRDLRETCMCKGFGSSLVGPALQWYINLRNNSISSFVQLTDVFVEQFSSIRKLEKLSYDLYCIKQKRDELLRDYVGRFNRENVFIPYCNVDTAITAFRKGLQIKSDLYKELTKYPCRTMEDVLAKAWAQIKWEEDEANQPAQVFTSDRRDPRSKRVERRHYDYKPEPYPVGRR